One Rhodococcus sp. P1Y DNA window includes the following coding sequences:
- a CDS encoding L-aspartate oxidase: MTVGPDIRWECSADLVVVGGGIAGLSATIAASRRGLNVLTVAKAGSSDTSTQYAQGGIAVPGDLSTADSVDSHVSDTCDAGGGLCDPDAVRSIVSSGPDAVRMLESLGAVFDRGADGRVARTREGGHHARRIIHAGGDATGAEVQRALVEATGVSGQAVLVGASAVRVLTDRGGVVGLLVSSADGFGVVRTPAVLLATGGAGQLYSCSTNPPAATADGIALALDAGAEVSDLEFVQFHPTVLFAQGSTGRRPLISEAVRGEGAHLLDLDGARFMTGVHPLGDLAPRDVVSRAIAERLRATGTDHVLLDARSIRNFHTRFPTVAGSALAAGLDPLEDLIPVAPAAHYSCGGVVTDVWGRTGIRGLYAAGEVARTGLHGANRLASNSLLEGLVVGQRVGAIAAERRGSPTTDVAVELPSIRSLPRAELQQLMTEHAGVVRDGAGLAFAGSALATLARDRATVSAEPNSARTILEDSALTLAATALVMAAAKRRESRGCHTRMDHPGEVESLRGSMRIRRGSGGELETVFAPIGQSLSSAMTGVS; this comes from the coding sequence ATGACCGTCGGACCGGACATTCGCTGGGAATGTTCGGCCGATCTGGTCGTCGTCGGCGGCGGCATCGCCGGGCTGAGCGCGACCATCGCTGCATCCAGACGTGGCTTGAATGTTCTGACGGTGGCCAAGGCGGGCTCGTCGGATACCTCGACGCAGTACGCGCAGGGTGGCATCGCGGTGCCGGGCGACCTGAGCACAGCTGATTCCGTCGATTCCCACGTCAGCGATACGTGTGACGCAGGTGGCGGTCTGTGCGACCCGGACGCGGTGCGGTCCATCGTGTCCAGTGGGCCCGACGCCGTGAGAATGCTCGAATCGCTCGGCGCGGTGTTCGACAGGGGAGCCGATGGACGGGTAGCGCGCACCAGGGAAGGCGGGCACCACGCTCGGCGGATCATTCATGCCGGCGGTGACGCCACAGGCGCCGAAGTTCAACGCGCGTTGGTCGAGGCCACCGGGGTGTCGGGTCAGGCCGTGCTCGTCGGTGCATCCGCAGTGCGCGTGTTGACCGATCGCGGCGGGGTAGTCGGACTGCTTGTGTCCTCGGCAGACGGCTTCGGTGTCGTTCGTACGCCCGCTGTACTCCTTGCCACGGGCGGCGCCGGGCAGCTGTACTCGTGCAGTACCAATCCGCCTGCGGCCACGGCGGACGGAATCGCGCTCGCTCTGGATGCGGGGGCAGAAGTGTCGGACCTCGAATTCGTTCAGTTCCATCCGACCGTTCTGTTCGCGCAGGGATCAACCGGTCGCAGACCGCTGATCAGCGAAGCCGTCCGCGGAGAAGGCGCCCACCTGCTAGACCTGGACGGCGCACGATTCATGACCGGTGTGCACCCGCTCGGAGATCTCGCGCCACGCGATGTCGTCTCGCGTGCGATCGCAGAGCGGCTGCGCGCGACCGGTACCGACCATGTGCTCCTCGACGCCCGCTCGATCCGCAATTTCCACACCAGATTCCCGACGGTTGCCGGGTCGGCTCTGGCCGCCGGTCTCGACCCGCTCGAGGACCTGATACCGGTTGCCCCCGCAGCCCATTACTCGTGCGGCGGGGTGGTGACCGACGTCTGGGGCAGGACCGGCATCCGCGGGCTGTACGCGGCGGGCGAGGTTGCTCGAACGGGACTGCACGGCGCCAATCGACTTGCGTCGAACAGTCTTCTCGAAGGACTCGTCGTGGGTCAGCGTGTCGGGGCAATCGCTGCGGAGCGTCGGGGGAGCCCGACCACCGATGTCGCGGTGGAGCTTCCGTCGATCCGCAGTCTTCCACGCGCAGAACTCCAACAGCTCATGACCGAGCACGCCGGAGTGGTGCGCGATGGCGCCGGGCTCGCCTTCGCAGGCTCCGCGCTCGCGACACTGGCGCGGGATCGGGCAACCGTCAGCGCGGAACCGAACTCGGCGAGAACAATTTTGGAGGACTCTGCTCTGACGCTTGCAGCGACCGCACTCGTCATGGCGGCGGCAAAGCGTCGGGAGAGCCGCGGGTGCCACACTCGAATGGATCACCCGGGCGAGGTGGAGAGCCTGCGCGGCAGCATGCGGATCCGACGTGGTTCCGGCGGTGAGCTCGAAACGGTGTTCGCGCCGATCGGCCAATCACTTTCATCGGCTATGACAGGAGTGAGTTGA
- the nadA gene encoding quinolinate synthase NadA, with protein sequence MAWAGIADIVDGPGGFSGVEATEEWAAEVKRLARARGATILAHNYQLPAIQDVADHVGDSLALSRLAAEVPEDEIIFCGVHFMAETAKILSPAKTVLIPDQRAGCSLADSITAEQLREWKADYPHAVVVSYVNTTAEIKALTDICCTSSNAVEVVESIDPAREILFLPDQFLGAHVKRVTGRENLHIWAGECHVHAGINGDELAAKSRSHPDAELYVHPECGCATSALYLAGEGFVTPDKVKILSTGGMLDAARTTGAKQVLVATEIGMLHQLRRAAPDVDFQAVNDRASCGYMKMITPAALLRCLVEGKDEVHVDLDTAHIASKSVQRMIEIGNPGGGE encoded by the coding sequence ATGGCGTGGGCCGGCATCGCGGACATCGTCGACGGACCTGGAGGGTTCAGCGGCGTCGAGGCGACCGAGGAGTGGGCCGCCGAGGTCAAGCGACTCGCACGCGCTCGGGGCGCGACCATTCTCGCTCACAATTATCAGCTCCCTGCGATACAGGACGTCGCCGACCACGTCGGTGACTCGCTTGCGCTCTCACGCTTGGCGGCGGAAGTGCCCGAGGACGAGATCATCTTCTGTGGTGTGCATTTCATGGCAGAGACGGCCAAGATCCTGAGCCCGGCCAAAACCGTCCTGATTCCCGACCAGCGCGCTGGTTGCTCGCTGGCGGACTCGATCACCGCCGAGCAGTTGCGTGAGTGGAAGGCGGACTATCCCCACGCCGTCGTGGTGTCCTACGTCAACACCACGGCCGAGATCAAGGCGTTGACCGACATCTGCTGCACGTCGTCCAACGCAGTCGAGGTCGTCGAGTCGATCGATCCTGCTCGGGAGATTCTGTTCCTTCCCGACCAGTTCCTCGGGGCGCACGTCAAACGCGTCACGGGACGTGAGAATCTGCATATCTGGGCGGGCGAATGCCACGTCCACGCCGGAATCAACGGTGACGAGCTGGCCGCGAAGTCGCGCTCGCACCCCGACGCCGAGCTGTACGTTCACCCCGAATGTGGGTGCGCCACCTCGGCGCTGTACCTCGCCGGCGAAGGATTCGTCACTCCGGACAAGGTCAAGATCCTCTCGACCGGTGGCATGCTCGACGCCGCTCGCACCACCGGAGCCAAGCAAGTTCTGGTCGCGACCGAGATCGGCATGCTGCACCAATTGCGCCGTGCGGCACCGGATGTTGACTTCCAGGCGGTCAACGACCGCGCCTCGTGCGGGTACATGAAGATGATCACGCCTGCTGCTCTGCTCAGGTGCCTCGTGGAGGGCAAGGACGAAGTGCACGTCGACCTCGATACCGCTCATATCGCCAGCAAGTCGGTTCAGCGAATGATCGAGATCGGCAACCCTGGTGGCGGCGAGTGA
- a CDS encoding NUDIX hydrolase gives MTHRSTVHEVLIAVFQVRSFAPGQSPELGVLLWQRAQDPEKGFWSLPGGILEDDEDLPTSARRQLAEKVDVTTVAHLEQLSIFSDPNRVPGDRRIASNFIGLVPIYSEPQLPSDTAWHPVARLPETSFDHGTVVRHARHRLVAKLSYTNIGFALAPVEFAMSTLREIYTAALGYQVDATNLGRVLGRRKVVEPTGKTSPSGRAGGRPPALYRFVESSLRVTDEFAALRPPS, from the coding sequence ATGACACATCGTAGCACTGTGCACGAAGTACTCATCGCGGTATTTCAAGTCAGGAGCTTCGCCCCAGGCCAGAGCCCCGAACTCGGGGTGCTGCTGTGGCAACGTGCGCAAGATCCAGAAAAGGGATTCTGGTCACTACCCGGGGGGATCCTGGAGGACGACGAGGACCTACCGACCTCGGCTCGACGCCAACTCGCAGAGAAGGTGGACGTCACCACGGTGGCGCATCTGGAGCAATTGTCGATCTTCAGCGATCCGAACCGCGTGCCGGGTGACCGGAGAATCGCGTCGAATTTTATCGGGCTAGTTCCGATCTACTCTGAGCCGCAGTTGCCTTCGGACACTGCGTGGCATCCGGTCGCGCGCCTCCCCGAGACGTCTTTCGATCACGGGACCGTCGTGCGCCACGCTCGGCACCGGCTGGTCGCGAAGCTCTCGTACACCAACATCGGCTTCGCCCTTGCGCCGGTCGAATTCGCGATGTCGACGTTGCGAGAGATCTACACCGCCGCGCTCGGATACCAGGTGGATGCAACGAATCTCGGACGCGTGCTCGGGCGGCGGAAGGTAGTCGAACCAACCGGCAAGACATCGCCGTCGGGACGCGCTGGAGGCCGGCCCCCTGCGCTGTACCGCTTCGTCGAATCGTCCCTCCGCGTGACCGACGAGTTCGCCGCTCTCCGACCGCCGAGCTAG